The following proteins come from a genomic window of Kitasatospora sp. NBC_01246:
- the lipB gene encoding lipoyl(octanoyl) transferase LipB: MSGNVRFVRLGTGEGAVPYQEAWEEQQRLHALRVADEIPDTVLLLEHPPVYTMGRRTNPADLPLDGTPVVEVNRGGEITWHGPGQLVGYPIVKLPEPMDVVAYVRRLEEALIRACGEFGVETTRIEGRSGVWVLGASIPDAVVDPAQVVDIGKLTLRMGLPLGIDPRLAGPEYAPSNAGQRGDDRKLAAIGVRVSRGVTMHGFALNCNPDMTWFDRIVPCGIRDAGVASLSGELGRDFEVGEALSVVEKRLAEVFAELPEPALGR; the protein is encoded by the coding sequence ATGAGCGGGAACGTACGGTTCGTGCGCCTGGGCACCGGCGAAGGTGCCGTCCCCTACCAGGAGGCCTGGGAGGAGCAGCAGCGGCTGCACGCCCTGCGGGTCGCGGACGAGATCCCCGACACCGTGCTGCTGCTGGAGCACCCCCCGGTGTACACCATGGGCCGCCGCACCAACCCGGCCGACCTGCCGCTGGACGGCACGCCGGTGGTCGAGGTCAACCGGGGCGGCGAGATCACCTGGCACGGCCCCGGCCAGCTGGTCGGCTACCCGATCGTGAAGCTCCCCGAGCCGATGGACGTCGTCGCCTACGTGCGCCGGCTGGAGGAGGCCCTGATCCGGGCCTGCGGCGAGTTCGGCGTGGAGACCACCCGGATCGAGGGCCGCAGCGGGGTCTGGGTGCTCGGCGCCAGCATCCCGGACGCGGTGGTCGACCCGGCGCAGGTGGTGGACATCGGCAAGCTCACCCTGCGGATGGGCCTGCCGCTGGGCATCGACCCGCGGCTGGCCGGCCCCGAGTACGCGCCGTCCAACGCCGGGCAGCGCGGCGACGACCGCAAGCTCGCCGCGATCGGCGTCCGCGTCTCGCGCGGGGTGACGATGCACGGCTTCGCGCTGAACTGCAATCCGGACATGACCTGGTTCGACCGGATCGTGCCCTGTGGCATCCGGGACGCGGGCGTGGCCTCGCTCTCCGGTGAGCTGGGCCGCGACTTCGAAGTCGGCGAGGCGCTGTCCGTGGTCGAGAAGCGCTTGGCGGAGGTGTTCGCCGAGCTGCCGGAACCGGCACTCGGCCGCTGA
- a CDS encoding lipoyl synthase → MSAVAPDGRKLLRLEVRNSETPIERKPEWIKTRAKMGPEYNALQSLVKKEGLHTVCQEAGCPNIFECWEDREATFLIGGDQCTRRCDFCQIDTGKPADFDRDEPRRVAESIVTMDLNYATITGVARDDLADGGSWLYAETVRQVHALTAGRESGRTGVELLIPDFNAVPEQLAEVFSSRPEVLAHNVETVPRIFKRIRPAFRYERSLDVITQARAAGLVTKSNLILGMGETREEVSQALADLVGAGCELITITQYLRPSLRHHPVERWVKPHEFVELQQEAEELGFAGVMSGPLVRSSYRAGRLYRQALEHRERTAAV, encoded by the coding sequence GTGTCCGCTGTCGCACCCGACGGCAGGAAGCTGCTCCGCCTGGAGGTCCGCAACAGCGAGACCCCCATCGAGCGGAAGCCCGAGTGGATCAAGACCCGCGCGAAGATGGGGCCGGAGTACAACGCCCTCCAGTCGCTGGTGAAGAAGGAGGGGCTGCACACGGTCTGCCAGGAGGCCGGCTGCCCCAACATCTTCGAGTGCTGGGAGGACCGCGAGGCGACCTTCCTCATCGGCGGTGACCAGTGCACCCGCCGCTGCGACTTCTGCCAGATCGACACCGGCAAGCCCGCCGACTTCGACCGTGACGAGCCGCGCCGCGTCGCCGAGTCCATCGTGACCATGGACCTCAACTACGCCACCATCACCGGCGTCGCCCGCGACGACCTGGCGGACGGCGGCTCCTGGCTGTACGCCGAGACGGTGCGCCAGGTGCACGCGCTGACCGCCGGCCGCGAGAGCGGCCGCACCGGCGTCGAGCTGCTGATCCCCGACTTCAACGCCGTCCCGGAGCAGCTGGCCGAGGTCTTCTCGTCCCGCCCCGAGGTGCTGGCGCACAACGTCGAGACGGTGCCGCGGATCTTCAAGCGGATCCGCCCGGCGTTCCGCTACGAGCGTTCGCTGGACGTCATCACCCAGGCCCGCGCGGCCGGGCTGGTGACCAAGTCCAACCTGATCCTGGGCATGGGCGAGACCCGCGAGGAGGTCAGCCAGGCGCTGGCCGACCTGGTCGGCGCCGGCTGCGAGCTGATCACCATCACCCAGTACCTGCGCCCGTCGCTGCGCCACCACCCGGTCGAGCGCTGGGTGAAGCCGCACGAGTTCGTCGAGCTGCAGCAGGAGGCCGAGGAGCTCGGCTTCGCCGGGGTCATGTCCGGCCCGCTGGTGCGGTCCTCGTACCGCGCCGGGCGGCTGTACCGGCAGGCACTGGAGCACCGCGAGCGGACCGCGGCGGTCTGA
- a CDS encoding DUF4191 domain-containing protein, with translation MARETSENPGRLKQIRLAYTMTKKVDTKIGLIIAGVGLLTFGVFLAIGFAIDHPIYLGILGFIVAFLAMAIVFGRRAERAAFGQMEGQPGAVAAVLNNIKRGWSASSTPVAVTRNQDAVYRAVGRAGIALIGEGNPNRVRQLLASEKKKMARVVGDVPVHDIVVGTGEGEIPLKKLQVHLMRLPRAITPAQVTETNDRLRALGDLLSKAPIPKGPMPKGARMPKGGQVR, from the coding sequence ATGGCGAGGGAAACATCCGAGAACCCCGGGCGACTGAAGCAGATCCGCCTGGCATACACCATGACCAAGAAGGTCGACACCAAGATCGGCCTGATCATCGCCGGCGTCGGCCTGCTGACCTTCGGCGTGTTCCTCGCCATCGGCTTCGCGATCGACCACCCGATCTATCTGGGCATCCTGGGCTTCATCGTGGCTTTCCTGGCCATGGCGATCGTCTTCGGGCGCCGGGCCGAGCGCGCGGCGTTCGGGCAGATGGAAGGGCAGCCGGGGGCCGTGGCGGCGGTGCTGAACAACATCAAGCGAGGCTGGAGCGCGAGCTCCACCCCGGTGGCGGTCACCCGTAACCAGGACGCGGTCTACCGCGCCGTGGGCCGGGCCGGCATCGCGCTGATCGGCGAGGGCAACCCGAACCGGGTCCGCCAGCTGCTGGCGTCCGAGAAGAAGAAGATGGCCCGGGTCGTCGGCGACGTACCGGTGCACGACATCGTGGTGGGCACCGGCGAGGGCGAGATCCCGCTCAAGAAGCTGCAGGTCCACCTGATGCGACTGCCCCGCGCGATCACGCCCGCCCAGGTCACCGAGACCAACGACCGCCTCCGCGCGCTGGGCGACCTGCTCTCCAAGGCGCCGATCCCCAAGGGCCCGATGCCCAAGGGCGCCCGGATGCCCAAGGGCGGCCAGGTCCGCTGA
- a CDS encoding RDD family protein translates to MDTREALGSWIDGPKAAAEKMGADFGHRGERLGLPKEGTGSIGGPGRRLGALFVDGWLIALVAYGLLGKGSPASANLWTTPLFFAVTVLLLATTGTTVGKRLFGLRVVRLDGRRATIPQVLLRTLLLCLVVPALVWDRDTRGLHDKAVGTVEVRI, encoded by the coding sequence GTGGACACCAGAGAAGCGTTGGGATCGTGGATCGACGGCCCGAAGGCGGCCGCCGAGAAGATGGGTGCCGACTTCGGCCACCGCGGTGAGCGCCTCGGACTGCCCAAGGAGGGCACCGGCTCGATCGGCGGCCCGGGCCGGCGCCTGGGCGCGCTGTTCGTCGACGGCTGGCTGATCGCCCTGGTCGCCTACGGGCTGCTGGGCAAGGGCTCGCCGGCCTCGGCGAACCTGTGGACCACCCCGCTGTTCTTCGCCGTCACCGTGCTGCTGCTCGCCACCACGGGCACGACCGTCGGCAAGCGGCTGTTCGGCCTGCGGGTGGTCCGCCTGGACGGCCGCCGCGCGACCATCCCGCAGGTGCTGCTGCGCACCCTGCTGCTCTGCCTGGTGGTGCCGGCCCTGGTGTGGGACCGCGACACCCGCGGCCTGCACGACAAGGCGGTCGGCACGGTCGAGGTCCGCATCTAG
- the glnA gene encoding type I glutamate--ammonia ligase, translating to MFNNAAEVKQFIQDNDVKFIDVRFCDLPGVMQHFSVPAATFDPSETLMFDGSSIRGFQAIHESDMALVPDLATARLDPFRRDKHLNINFFIQDPVTGEAYSRDPRNVAKKAEAYLASSGIADTAFFGPEAEFYVFDSVRFDTSANASYYHIDSEAGAWNSGSAEGDVRGYKVKYKGGYFPIPPVDHFADLRAEMSLELAAAGLEVERQHHEVGTAGQAEINYKFNTLLHAADDLMLFKYIIKNVAWRNGKTATFMPKPIFGDNGSGMHVHQSLWTEGSPLFYDEQGYAGLSDTARYYIGGLLKHAPSLLAFTNPSVNSYHRLVPGFEAPVNLVYSQRNRSAAIRIPITGSNAKAKRIEFRAPDPSSNPYLAFAAMLMAGLDGIKNKIEPLQPVDKDLYELAPEEHANVPQVPSSLPAVLEALEADHEYLLAGNVFTPDLIETWIDFKRTNEIAPIALRPHPHEFELYYDL from the coding sequence ATGTTCAACAACGCCGCCGAAGTGAAGCAGTTCATTCAGGACAACGATGTGAAGTTCATCGACGTCCGGTTCTGCGATCTCCCGGGCGTCATGCAGCACTTCTCCGTGCCCGCGGCGACCTTCGACCCGTCCGAGACCCTGATGTTCGACGGCTCGTCGATCCGCGGCTTCCAGGCCATCCACGAGTCCGACATGGCACTCGTCCCGGACCTGGCCACGGCCCGCCTCGACCCCTTCCGCAGGGACAAGCACCTCAACATCAACTTCTTCATCCAGGACCCGGTCACCGGCGAGGCGTACAGCCGTGACCCGCGCAACGTCGCGAAGAAGGCCGAGGCGTACCTCGCCTCCTCCGGCATCGCCGACACCGCGTTCTTCGGCCCCGAGGCCGAGTTCTACGTCTTCGACTCGGTGCGCTTCGACACCAGCGCCAACGCGTCGTACTACCACATCGACTCCGAGGCCGGCGCCTGGAACAGCGGCTCCGCCGAGGGCGACGTGCGCGGCTACAAGGTCAAGTACAAGGGCGGCTACTTCCCGATCCCGCCCGTCGACCACTTCGCCGACCTGCGCGCCGAGATGTCGCTGGAACTGGCCGCGGCCGGGCTGGAGGTCGAGCGCCAGCACCACGAGGTCGGCACGGCCGGCCAGGCGGAGATCAACTACAAGTTCAACACGCTGCTGCACGCCGCCGACGACCTGATGCTGTTCAAGTACATCATCAAGAACGTCGCGTGGCGCAACGGCAAGACCGCCACCTTCATGCCGAAGCCGATCTTCGGCGACAACGGCTCGGGCATGCACGTCCACCAGTCGCTGTGGACGGAGGGCTCGCCGCTCTTCTACGACGAGCAGGGCTACGCCGGCCTGTCCGACACCGCCCGTTACTACATCGGCGGCCTGCTGAAGCACGCCCCCTCGCTGCTCGCCTTCACCAACCCGTCGGTGAACTCCTACCACCGGCTGGTGCCCGGCTTCGAGGCCCCGGTCAATCTGGTCTACTCGCAGCGCAACCGCTCGGCGGCGATCCGGATCCCGATCACCGGCTCCAACGCCAAGGCCAAGCGCATCGAGTTCCGCGCGCCGGACCCGTCGTCCAACCCCTACCTCGCGTTCGCCGCGATGCTGATGGCCGGCCTCGACGGCATCAAGAACAAGATCGAGCCGCTGCAGCCGGTCGACAAGGACCTGTACGAGCTGGCCCCCGAGGAGCACGCCAACGTGCCGCAGGTGCCGTCCTCGCTCCCGGCCGTCCTGGAGGCCCTGGAGGCCGACCACGAGTACCTGCTCGCGGGCAACGTCTTCACGCCCGACCTGATCGAGACCTGGATCGACTTCAAGCGCACCAACGAGATCGCCCCGATCGCCCTCCGCCCCCACCCCCACGAGTTCGAGCTGTACTACGACCTCTAG
- a CDS encoding cytochrome P450 has translation MDGASIIERLTADRGMADPYPLYARLHELGPAVPAGPGTVLVAGHAAANRVLRDPGFGLEDIELLAEANAEVARHSSVTLLGRSILQRNAPDHARVRSLIASAFNARRVAALRPAVEAAVGRLLDAMAEQGADGSPVDFMDAFAFRLPVEVICELLGVPEPDRYRFRALAGDLTVALELVQDLAELAVADAAADELSGYFAALAAERLARPQDDLVSDLARIAVEAPERISGRELLANLVLLLVAGFETTTNLLGNGLSLLFRHPRAMAGLRTGALAPARFTDEVLRHDSPVQLTTRIALAAGLDVAGVPTPPGTVVLVLLAAANHDPARYHRPELFDPTRTDSQPLSFGGGAHFCLGSQLARLEAELAVPALLDRFQRLAPGGVPTRRDRLVLRGFDTLPVTIR, from the coding sequence GTGGACGGCGCGTCGATCATCGAGCGGCTGACGGCCGACAGGGGCATGGCGGACCCGTACCCGCTGTACGCGCGGCTGCACGAGCTGGGCCCCGCCGTGCCGGCCGGGCCCGGTACGGTCCTGGTGGCCGGCCACGCCGCGGCCAACCGGGTGCTGCGCGACCCCGGCTTCGGGCTGGAGGACATCGAGCTGCTGGCGGAGGCGAACGCCGAGGTGGCCCGGCACTCGTCGGTGACCCTGCTCGGCCGCTCGATCCTGCAGCGCAACGCGCCCGACCACGCCCGGGTCCGCTCGCTGATCGCCTCGGCCTTCAACGCCCGCCGGGTGGCGGCGCTGCGGCCGGCCGTAGAGGCCGCGGTCGGCCGGCTGCTGGACGCGATGGCGGAGCAGGGCGCGGACGGCTCGCCGGTCGACTTCATGGACGCTTTCGCGTTCCGGCTGCCGGTCGAGGTCATCTGCGAACTCCTCGGCGTCCCGGAGCCGGACCGCTACCGGTTCCGGGCCCTCGCGGGAGACCTGACCGTCGCCTTGGAGCTGGTCCAGGACCTCGCCGAGCTGGCCGTCGCCGACGCCGCCGCCGACGAGCTGTCCGGTTACTTCGCCGCGCTCGCCGCCGAGCGCCTGGCCCGTCCCCAGGACGACCTGGTCAGCGACCTCGCCCGGATCGCCGTCGAGGCCCCGGAGCGGATCTCCGGCCGCGAGCTGCTGGCCAACCTGGTGCTGCTGCTGGTGGCCGGCTTCGAGACCACCACCAACCTGCTCGGCAACGGGCTCTCGCTGCTCTTCCGGCACCCGCGCGCGATGGCGGGGCTGCGCACCGGCGCGCTCGCCCCGGCGCGGTTCACCGACGAGGTGCTGCGCCACGACTCGCCGGTCCAGCTCACCACCCGCATCGCGCTGGCCGCCGGGCTCGACGTGGCCGGTGTGCCGACGCCGCCCGGCACGGTGGTGCTGGTCCTGCTGGCCGCGGCCAACCACGACCCGGCCCGCTACCACCGCCCGGAACTCTTCGACCCCACCCGGACGGACAGCCAGCCGCTCAGCTTCGGCGGCGGCGCGCACTTCTGCCTCGGCTCCCAGCTGGCCCGGCTGGAGGCCGAGCTCGCCGTGCCGGCGCTCCTCGACCGCTTCCAGCGACTCGCCCCCGGAGGCGTCCCCACCCGCCGCGACCGCCTCGTCCTCCGCGGCTTCGACACCCTCCCCGTCACCATCCGCTGA
- a CDS encoding ArsC/Spx/MgsR family protein: MEIWINPRCGKCRTALGALEAAGAKYTVRRYLEDPPTAAELEQVLERLSLEPWDITRLDEQAAQDLGMKRWTREPEDRARWIAAMAEHPILIQRPIITAEDGHAVVARTPEVLKSVLP, encoded by the coding sequence ATGGAGATCTGGATCAACCCCCGCTGCGGGAAGTGCCGCACGGCACTCGGCGCACTGGAAGCCGCCGGCGCCAAGTACACCGTGCGGCGCTACCTGGAGGACCCGCCGACCGCCGCGGAGCTGGAGCAGGTCCTGGAGCGGCTGTCGCTGGAGCCGTGGGACATCACCCGGCTCGACGAGCAGGCGGCCCAGGACCTGGGCATGAAGCGCTGGACCAGGGAGCCGGAGGACCGGGCGCGCTGGATCGCGGCGATGGCCGAGCACCCGATCCTGATCCAGCGCCCGATCATCACCGCGGAGGACGGCCACGCCGTCGTGGCCCGCACGCCGGAGGTCCTCAAGTCGGTCCTGCCGTAG
- a CDS encoding pyridoxamine 5'-phosphate oxidase family protein, with amino-acid sequence MATWQDFEREAPELALAVRARFEANKHHVLATLRADGSPRVSGIEVDFLGADLTLGSMRGARKARDLQRDPRFALHSTPSDETLAGGDSKLSGRAVEITDETELAAYAADLPEPPPGPFQAFRLELEQAVHTTVGDDHLWITSWRPGEPVRRIERH; translated from the coding sequence ATGGCTACCTGGCAGGATTTCGAGCGCGAGGCACCGGAGCTGGCCCTCGCCGTGCGGGCCCGTTTCGAGGCGAACAAGCACCACGTCCTGGCGACGCTGCGCGCGGACGGCTCGCCCCGGGTGAGCGGCATCGAGGTGGACTTCCTCGGCGCGGACCTGACGCTCGGGTCGATGCGGGGCGCGCGGAAGGCGCGCGACCTCCAGCGCGATCCCCGCTTCGCGCTGCACAGCACCCCGAGTGACGAGACCCTGGCGGGTGGTGACTCCAAGCTCTCCGGCCGGGCCGTCGAGATCACCGACGAGACCGAGCTGGCCGCCTACGCGGCTGACCTGCCGGAGCCGCCGCCCGGCCCGTTCCAGGCCTTCCGGCTGGAGCTGGAGCAGGCGGTGCACACCACCGTGGGCGACGACCACCTGTGGATCACGTCCTGGCGGCCGGGAGAGCCGGTGCGGCGGATCGAGCGGCACTGA
- a CDS encoding DUF1697 domain-containing protein: MTTTTTYIAFLRALNVGGRTVKMERLRALFAELGLDDVRSYIQSGNVFFRTAEPDRAALTRRIEEHLAEALGYPVPTMLRTVDEVAALLDAEPFAGIEATPEIRLVVNFLSEPLPADFPVPYTSPKGDYEVIGADAGAAYVVIHLRDGKWRTGSKLFGASYRGSATARFLHTTVKILAAARKA; this comes from the coding sequence GTGACCACCACGACCACGTACATCGCGTTCCTGCGGGCCCTCAACGTCGGTGGCCGGACGGTGAAGATGGAGCGGCTGCGCGCCCTCTTCGCCGAGCTGGGCCTCGACGACGTGCGGTCGTACATCCAGAGCGGCAACGTCTTCTTCCGCACCGCGGAGCCGGACCGGGCCGCGCTCACCCGGCGCATCGAGGAGCACCTGGCCGAGGCGCTCGGCTACCCCGTCCCGACGATGCTGCGCACCGTGGACGAGGTGGCGGCGCTGCTCGACGCCGAGCCGTTCGCGGGCATCGAGGCCACCCCGGAGATCCGTCTGGTGGTCAACTTCCTCTCCGAGCCGCTGCCGGCGGACTTCCCGGTCCCCTACACCTCGCCAAAGGGCGACTACGAGGTGATCGGCGCCGACGCCGGCGCCGCGTACGTGGTGATCCACCTGCGGGACGGCAAGTGGCGGACCGGCAGCAAGCTCTTCGGCGCGTCCTACCGGGGCTCGGCCACGGCCCGCTTCCTGCACACCACCGTCAAGATCCTGGCCGCCGCCAGGAAGGCCTGA
- a CDS encoding DUF1707 and FHA domain-containing protein, producing the protein MTSPEIRTHVVRPSEAERDQALGVLREGAGSGRLSHDTFLGRMELVLHAGSRAELDRAMADLPTGNPFGRFVLRTVGQLSAFGVRLRGAWRIERLPGLSLPHPAARQLTIGRVPGSGLRLHDASVSRHHAELRREGEDWVLYDLGSTNGTHVNGLRVAGGVRVRPGDQVRFGNLEFRLASG; encoded by the coding sequence ATGACGTCTCCTGAGATCCGGACGCACGTGGTCCGGCCGTCCGAGGCCGAGCGCGACCAGGCGCTCGGGGTGCTGCGGGAGGGCGCGGGCAGCGGCCGGCTGTCCCACGACACCTTCCTCGGCCGGATGGAACTCGTCCTGCACGCCGGCAGTCGGGCCGAGCTCGACCGGGCGATGGCCGACCTGCCGACCGGCAATCCGTTCGGCCGCTTCGTCTTGCGGACGGTGGGTCAGCTCTCGGCCTTCGGCGTGCGGTTGCGCGGGGCCTGGCGGATCGAGCGGCTGCCCGGACTGAGCCTGCCGCACCCCGCCGCACGGCAGTTGACGATCGGCCGGGTGCCGGGCTCGGGGCTGCGGCTGCACGACGCCTCGGTGTCGCGCCACCACGCCGAACTGCGGCGGGAGGGCGAGGACTGGGTGCTGTACGACCTCGGCTCGACCAACGGCACGCACGTGAACGGGCTGCGGGTCGCGGGCGGCGTCCGCGTCCGCCCGGGCGACCAGGTCCGGTTCGGGAACCTGGAGTTCCGGCTCGCCTCGGGCTGA
- a CDS encoding DUF1152 domain-containing protein: MPSLLEPPLITRLLAADRILIAGAGGGFDVYAGLPLALALRAAGKEVHLANLSFSHLHGLPAEVWLEPDVARIRPDTAAPDGYFPERTLARWLHRQGMPDTVWAFPKVGVRPLRDAYRALTAHLAVDAVLLVDGGTDILMRGDEAGLGTPEEDMASLGAVAGLTEVPERLVACLGFGIDAFHGVNHALVLENLAALERAGGYLGAFSIPRDSREGALYLDAVEYARAAFPEYPSIVNGSVAAALRGEFGDVRFTDRTKGSPLFVNPLMTLYFGVTVEALAAEHRYLHLIERTVLTRQISSVIEEFRDALPVRRPPRQFPH; encoded by the coding sequence GTGCCCTCCCTTCTCGAACCGCCTCTGATCACCCGTCTGCTGGCGGCCGACCGCATCCTGATCGCCGGCGCCGGCGGAGGATTCGACGTGTACGCGGGCCTGCCGCTGGCACTCGCGCTGCGCGCGGCCGGCAAGGAGGTGCACCTGGCCAACCTCTCCTTCAGCCACCTCCACGGCCTCCCCGCCGAGGTCTGGCTGGAGCCCGACGTCGCCCGGATCCGCCCCGACACCGCGGCCCCCGACGGCTACTTCCCCGAGCGGACGCTGGCCCGCTGGCTGCACCGGCAGGGCATGCCCGACACGGTGTGGGCGTTCCCGAAGGTCGGGGTGCGGCCGCTGCGCGACGCCTACCGGGCGCTCACCGCTCATCTCGCCGTCGACGCCGTGCTGTTGGTCGACGGCGGCACCGACATCCTGATGCGCGGCGACGAGGCCGGCCTGGGCACGCCGGAGGAGGACATGGCCAGCCTCGGCGCGGTCGCCGGGCTGACGGAGGTCCCCGAACGCCTGGTCGCCTGCCTGGGTTTCGGCATCGACGCCTTCCACGGCGTCAACCATGCACTGGTGTTGGAGAACCTCGCCGCGCTGGAGCGGGCCGGCGGCTACCTCGGGGCGTTCTCGATCCCGCGCGACAGCCGGGAGGGCGCGCTCTACCTGGACGCCGTCGAGTACGCGAGGGCCGCGTTCCCCGAGTACCCGAGCATCGTCAACGGTTCGGTGGCGGCCGCCCTGCGCGGCGAGTTCGGCGACGTCCGGTTCACCGACCGCACCAAGGGCAGCCCGCTCTTCGTCAATCCCCTGATGACGCTGTACTTCGGCGTCACCGTCGAGGCCCTGGCCGCCGAGCACCGCTACCTGCACCTGATCGAGCGGACCGTGCTGACCCGCCAGATCAGCAGCGTGATCGAGGAGTTCCGCGACGCCCTGCCGGTTCGGCGCCCGCCCCGGCAGTTCCCGCACTGA
- a CDS encoding DUF6891 domain-containing protein: protein MNQETELSFEVRREAEERARELIRCGFQEPDEIAESLVDEFEDQGLEPEDAEEIVGPLWQERLAEQASWPETTDVDRLEEAFDALEEQGIVAAMDFTCCANCGYAEIGGEADEDSRGFVFFHQQDTEGAAAGRGLMLRYGGFRADGGSAESAELRTVEIGRAVVAALEAAGLPVEWDGSPEKAIWVTPLTWLNRLPE, encoded by the coding sequence ATGAACCAGGAGACCGAGCTCAGCTTCGAGGTACGGCGCGAGGCGGAGGAGCGTGCCCGCGAGTTGATCCGCTGCGGGTTCCAGGAGCCGGACGAGATAGCCGAGTCCCTGGTCGACGAGTTCGAGGACCAGGGACTGGAGCCGGAGGACGCCGAGGAGATCGTCGGCCCGCTCTGGCAGGAGCGGCTGGCCGAGCAGGCTTCGTGGCCGGAGACCACGGACGTGGACCGGCTGGAGGAGGCCTTCGACGCGCTGGAGGAGCAGGGCATCGTCGCGGCGATGGACTTCACCTGCTGTGCGAACTGCGGCTATGCGGAGATCGGCGGCGAGGCGGACGAGGATTCGCGCGGCTTCGTCTTCTTCCATCAGCAGGACACCGAGGGGGCGGCCGCCGGGCGTGGACTGATGCTGCGCTACGGCGGGTTCCGGGCCGACGGCGGGAGCGCCGAGTCGGCGGAGCTCAGGACGGTGGAGATCGGCCGCGCGGTGGTCGCGGCGCTGGAGGCGGCCGGCCTGCCGGTGGAGTGGGACGGCTCGCCGGAGAAGGCGATCTGGGTGACTCCGCTGACCTGGCTCAATCGCCTGCCCGAGTAG
- a CDS encoding hemerythrin domain-containing protein, with protein MPSRLLSLASPSVPAQAGSQCQRAADEEPQAIRFAGLRLVHNALRRDLARLPNALRLLQPGEDEKGEALLRHWTFVTAMLTCHHEQQDIRVWPLVRRFAPELRLLLNWLESDHHNLDHSFTRVTTLVRIASRDAGSTWPVAYAMDDLAARLETHLRIEERQLLPRMERVFARASRVGSLPELLDLLRSADGPGTADALAWLLDGVEPAVVESLLAQCDDDVARNWPHWHATYQRCTGLLWGPAEALDGSAE; from the coding sequence ATGCCGAGCCGTCTGCTGTCCCTAGCGTCCCCCTCCGTGCCCGCCCAGGCGGGCTCCCAGTGTCAGCGGGCCGCCGACGAGGAGCCGCAAGCCATCCGGTTCGCCGGGCTGCGACTGGTGCACAACGCCCTCCGTCGCGACCTCGCCCGACTGCCCAACGCCCTGCGGCTGCTCCAGCCCGGCGAGGACGAGAAGGGCGAGGCGCTCCTGCGGCACTGGACCTTCGTCACCGCGATGCTGACCTGCCACCACGAGCAGCAGGACATCCGGGTCTGGCCGTTGGTCCGCCGCTTCGCGCCCGAGCTGCGCCTGCTGCTCAACTGGCTGGAGAGCGACCACCACAACCTGGACCACTCCTTCACCCGGGTCACCACCCTGGTCCGGATCGCCAGCCGGGACGCGGGCAGCACCTGGCCGGTCGCCTACGCCATGGACGACCTGGCGGCCCGGCTGGAGACCCACCTGCGGATCGAGGAGCGCCAACTGCTGCCGCGGATGGAGCGGGTCTTCGCGCGGGCCTCGCGGGTGGGAAGCCTGCCGGAGCTGCTGGACCTGCTGCGTTCCGCCGACGGCCCCGGTACCGCCGACGCGCTCGCCTGGCTGCTGGACGGCGTCGAGCCGGCGGTGGTCGAGTCCCTGCTGGCCCAGTGCGACGACGATGTGGCGCGCAACTGGCCGCACTGGCACGCGACCTACCAGCGCTGCACCGGCCTGCTCTGGGGCCCGGCGGAGGCCCTGGACGGCTCCGCCGAGTGA